In the Bacteroidota bacterium genome, one interval contains:
- a CDS encoding class I SAM-dependent methyltransferase, with amino-acid sequence MEINALEYAKKIAFSSTETLLFTHSCAQAMKDKEGDYVECGVAAGAQIIAMACAAPNKTVHAFDSFEGIPLPSNRDDQMPGIKMLTEDEIKKLPNAGEQKLKTTGATSFSVEQFRKNIAVLKYSNIEIHKGWFEETMPNNTIDKISILRLDGDLYNSTMVCLKYLFPKVIKGGYVIIDDWELLGCRNACVEYFESIGYSPNYKQVSNIKYFIYGE; translated from the coding sequence ATGGAAATTAACGCCTTAGAGTACGCAAAAAAGATAGCGTTTTCATCGACTGAAACGCTTTTGTTTACACATAGTTGCGCACAAGCAATGAAGGATAAAGAAGGCGATTATGTCGAGTGTGGCGTAGCAGCAGGAGCGCAAATTATAGCTATGGCTTGTGCTGCCCCCAACAAAACGGTTCACGCATTCGATTCTTTTGAGGGGATACCATTACCAAGTAATAGGGACGACCAAATGCCAGGAATAAAAATGCTTACAGAAGATGAAATTAAAAAACTACCAAACGCAGGGGAGCAGAAACTAAAAACCACAGGAGCAACATCGTTTTCAGTTGAGCAATTCAGAAAAAATATAGCGGTATTAAAGTATAGCAATATTGAAATACATAAGGGTTGGTTTGAGGAAACTATGCCTAATAACACTATTGACAAAATATCAATTCTAAGGCTCGATGGTGATTTGTATAATTCAACTATGGTGTGTTTAAAATATCTATTTCCAAAAGTTATAAAAGGAGGATATGTTATAATTGACGATTGGGAACTACTAGGGTGCAGGAATGCTTGTGTTGAATATTTTGAATCAATAGGCTAT
- a CDS encoding glycosyltransferase family 2 protein, translated as MDCKLSILIPSLVSRIQSREFLLKSLQRQIKTESTLHYIHPNYETVVFLGESAEVIVITDRKAHSTGEKRNMLLDLASGEYVCFIDDDDFVDENYIELILNAIKKGSDTIGISGIITTNGDNKVDWELSKNFQNRTVKRGGKIFYERKTNHLSPVKRELAMKAKFPDKSNAEDKAYSDALNQFLKTETKIEKPIYHYRYSTKNKEYV; from the coding sequence ATGGACTGTAAATTATCTATCTTAATTCCTAGCCTAGTAAGCAGAATTCAGTCAAGGGAGTTTTTATTAAAATCATTGCAAAGGCAGATAAAAACAGAATCAACCTTGCACTACATACACCCAAACTACGAAACAGTTGTTTTTCTAGGAGAATCAGCAGAAGTTATTGTAATAACAGATAGAAAAGCCCACAGTACAGGTGAAAAAAGAAATATGCTTTTAGACTTAGCTAGTGGGGAGTATGTTTGCTTTATCGATGATGATGATTTTGTTGATGAAAACTACATTGAATTAATCCTAAACGCCATAAAGAAGGGTTCTGACACAATAGGTATAAGCGGAATAATAACAACCAACGGAGATAATAAAGTAGATTGGGAGTTGTCTAAAAACTTCCAAAACAGAACCGTTAAAAGGGGTGGTAAGATTTTCTATGAAAGAAAAACCAACCACCTTTCGCCTGTAAAAAGAGAACTTGCCATGAAAGCCAAGTTTCCCGATAAATCAAACGCTGAAGATAAGGCTTACTCGGATGCGTTAAACCAATTTCTAAAAACAGAAACAAAGATAGAAAAACCTATTTATCACTACAGGTACTCAACAAAAAACAAGGAATATGTCTAA
- a CDS encoding glycosyltransferase, whose amino-acid sequence MDISVIHPSRNRPDKAYECFLEWSKKSNTEFEYILSLDTDEPQKQKYCELFHNQKIIFGNNSNVVEAMNNGASNSTGDILVCISDDFGCSEGWDSYILAQLDKDKEQALIVNDGHKECLMMTIPILTKKLYNKLGYVYHPSFTGMFADNALAEICDKMGVLVKNRDLEFPHRHWLYGHYTADSTNKRHDNPEGWRIGQKVIKKLRDSNYGL is encoded by the coding sequence GTGGATATTAGCGTAATACACCCATCAAGAAATCGCCCCGACAAAGCCTATGAGTGCTTTTTAGAATGGAGCAAAAAATCAAACACAGAGTTTGAGTACATTTTAAGTTTAGATACTGACGAACCGCAAAAACAAAAGTATTGCGAGTTATTTCATAATCAAAAAATCATTTTCGGCAACAACTCAAATGTTGTTGAAGCAATGAATAACGGTGCGAGTAACTCAACAGGCGATATATTAGTTTGTATATCTGATGACTTTGGATGTTCAGAAGGTTGGGATTCTTATATTTTAGCCCAATTAGACAAGGATAAAGAGCAGGCTTTAATAGTAAACGATGGTCATAAGGAGTGCCTAATGATGACAATTCCTATCCTAACAAAAAAACTGTACAATAAATTAGGGTATGTTTACCATCCTTCATTTACAGGAATGTTTGCTGATAATGCACTAGCTGAAATATGTGATAAAATGGGTGTTTTGGTGAAAAATAGAGATTTAGAATTTCCGCACCGACATTGGCTTTACGGACATTACACAGCAGATTCAACCAACAAGCGACACGACAATCCCGAAGGGTGGAGAATAGGTCAAAAGGTAATTAAAAAACTAAGAGATTCAAACTATGGACTGTAA
- a CDS encoding DUF1508 domain-containing protein yields the protein MKKIQLQIYKSKKNGQLGWRIIAKNGKKIACGGETYHNMKDLKKALSLVETYFVNEEI from the coding sequence ATGAAAAAAATACAACTTCAAATTTATAAAAGCAAGAAAAATGGTCAACTTGGTTGGCGAATAATTGCAAAAAACGGTAAAAAAATAGCCTGCGGAGGTGAAACATACCACAATATGAAGGACTTAAAAAAAGCACTTTCATTGGTTGAAACGTATTTTGTTAACGAGGAAATCTAA